One stretch of Lysobacter sp. TY2-98 DNA includes these proteins:
- a CDS encoding GNAT family N-acetyltransferase: MSIVVRDVREHELDSVLALNNAAGPAILPLDATRLQHFYETAEYFRVAERDDSLAGFLIGVGDSAEHDSSNFRWFRERYSEFFYIDRIVVASRRRGGGVGRAFYADAQTYAELRYPQMACEVLMQGGNDPVLLFHGTFGFNEVGQHVMEETGLRASMLMKPLCSYPWVRDTYGRDLPDQPWIHTPRTRDVARSRAAGGRA; the protein is encoded by the coding sequence ATGTCGATCGTCGTCCGCGACGTGCGCGAGCACGAGCTGGATTCCGTCCTAGCGCTGAACAATGCCGCCGGCCCCGCGATCCTTCCGCTGGATGCGACCCGTCTCCAGCACTTCTACGAAACCGCTGAATACTTCCGCGTCGCCGAGCGCGACGACTCGCTCGCGGGCTTCCTGATCGGCGTGGGCGACTCCGCGGAGCACGACAGCTCCAACTTTCGCTGGTTCCGCGAGCGCTATTCGGAATTCTTCTATATCGACCGCATCGTCGTCGCGAGCCGTCGCCGTGGCGGTGGTGTCGGCCGGGCGTTCTATGCCGACGCGCAGACCTACGCCGAACTGCGCTATCCGCAGATGGCCTGCGAGGTGCTGATGCAGGGCGGCAACGACCCGGTGCTTCTGTTTCACGGCACCTTCGGCTTCAACGAAGTCGGTCAGCACGTCATGGAGGAAACCGGCCTGCGCGCGTCCATGCTGATGAAGCCGCTGTGCAGCTATCCGTGGGTGCGCGACACCTACGGCCGCGACCTGCCGGACCAACCCTGGATCCACACCCCGCGGACGCGCGACGTCGCCCGTTCGCGCGCCGCCGGAGGCCGCGCATGA
- the minC gene encoding septum site-determining protein MinC, producing MSAQMDFEPAGELKIGQVGIANLRVRTLDVARLADEMRGRVQRAPNLFARAAVVLDFGGLTRTPDVATAQALVDALREAGVLPVALAYGTTEIERLSEQLGLPLLAKFRAQYERADGAPAEAPPPPRRERAAEPAPAPAPVATAAAASTNAQPGLVQSAPVRSGQQVYAGERDLTVLATVGAGAEVMADGSIHIYGALRGRALAGAQGYEQARIFCREFHAELVAIAGHYKVSEDIPAHLLGKPVQVWLEGGQLRIEALDA from the coding sequence ATGAGCGCGCAAATGGATTTCGAACCCGCGGGCGAGCTGAAGATCGGCCAGGTCGGCATCGCCAACCTGCGCGTGCGCACGCTCGACGTCGCCAGGCTCGCCGACGAGATGCGCGGTCGCGTGCAGCGTGCGCCGAACCTGTTCGCACGCGCCGCCGTGGTGCTCGATTTCGGCGGCCTGACACGCACGCCGGACGTCGCCACCGCGCAGGCGCTGGTCGATGCGCTGCGCGAGGCGGGCGTGCTGCCCGTCGCCCTCGCCTACGGCACGACCGAGATCGAGCGCCTGTCCGAGCAGCTCGGCCTGCCCCTCCTCGCCAAATTCCGCGCGCAGTACGAGCGCGCCGACGGTGCTCCGGCGGAAGCCCCACCGCCGCCGCGTCGCGAACGCGCAGCGGAGCCCGCACCCGCTCCCGCGCCGGTCGCTACTGCCGCAGCTGCGAGCACGAATGCGCAACCCGGCCTCGTGCAGTCCGCGCCGGTGCGTTCGGGTCAGCAGGTCTATGCCGGCGAGCGCGATCTCACCGTTCTGGCGACGGTTGGCGCCGGCGCGGAAGTGATGGCCGACGGCTCGATCCACATCTACGGCGCGCTGCGCGGTCGCGCGCTCGCCGGCGCGCAAGGTTACGAACAGGCCCGCATCTTCTGCCGCGAGTTCCACGCCGAACTCGTCGCGATCGCGGGCCACTACAAAGTGTCCGAAGACATCCCGGCCCACCTGCTCGGCAAACCCGTGCAGGTGTGGCTCGAAGGCGGCCAGCTGCGCATCGAAGCGCTGGACGCCTAA
- the minD gene encoding septum site-determining protein MinD translates to MAEIIVVTSGKGGVGKTTTSASLACGLARRGHKVAVIDFDVGLRNLDLIMGCERRVVYDFVNVVHGEASLKQALIKDKRFETLYVLAASQTRDKDALTKEGVEKVLNDLAADGFDYIVCDSPAGIEKGAFLAMYFADQAVVVVNPEVSSVRDSDRILGLLASKTKRAENGERVKEHLLLTRYSPKRVETGEMLSIGDVEEILGLKAVGVIPESGDVLNASNKGEPVILETQSDAAQAYDDAVARLLGENRPMRFVQVEKKGFLSKLFGG, encoded by the coding sequence TTGGCCGAAATCATCGTCGTCACGTCGGGCAAGGGTGGCGTGGGCAAGACCACCACCAGCGCCAGTCTCGCCTGCGGGCTCGCACGCCGCGGCCACAAGGTCGCCGTCATCGACTTCGACGTCGGCCTGCGCAACCTCGACCTGATCATGGGCTGCGAGCGTCGCGTGGTGTACGACTTCGTCAACGTTGTGCACGGCGAAGCCTCGCTGAAGCAGGCGCTGATCAAGGACAAGCGGTTCGAGACGCTCTACGTGCTCGCCGCCTCGCAGACGCGCGACAAGGACGCGCTGACGAAGGAAGGCGTCGAGAAGGTGCTGAACGACCTCGCCGCCGACGGTTTCGACTACATCGTCTGCGACTCGCCGGCCGGCATCGAGAAGGGTGCGTTCCTCGCGATGTACTTCGCCGACCAGGCGGTCGTCGTGGTGAACCCGGAAGTGTCGTCCGTGCGCGACTCCGACCGCATCCTCGGCCTGCTCGCGTCGAAGACGAAGCGCGCCGAGAACGGCGAGCGCGTCAAGGAGCACCTGCTGCTGACCCGCTATAGCCCCAAGCGTGTGGAAACCGGCGAAATGCTGAGCATCGGCGACGTCGAGGAAATCCTCGGACTCAAGGCGGTCGGCGTGATCCCGGAATCGGGCGACGTGCTGAATGCGTCGAACAAGGGCGAGCCGGTCATCCTTGAAACCCAGTCCGACGCCGCGCAGGCGTATGACGACGCGGTGGCGCGCCTGCTCGGCGAAAACCGTCCGATGCGCTTCGTGCAGGTCGAAAAGAAGGGCTTCCTCAGCAAGCTCTTCGGGGGTTGA
- the minE gene encoding cell division topological specificity factor MinE — MGIFDFLTVKKPTASVAKDRLRIIVAHERVTRGGPDYLPMLQRELLEVIRKYVNVDAEAVKVDLIGDGDNKVLDISVALPENGAQA, encoded by the coding sequence ATGGGCATCTTCGATTTCCTGACCGTCAAGAAGCCGACCGCGTCGGTCGCGAAGGATCGCCTGCGCATCATCGTCGCCCACGAGCGCGTGACGCGCGGTGGCCCGGACTACCTGCCGATGCTGCAGCGCGAGCTGCTCGAAGTGATCCGCAAGTACGTCAACGTGGACGCCGAAGCGGTGAAGGTCGACCTGATCGGCGACGGCGACAACAAGGTGCTCGACATCTCCGTCGCGCTGCCGGAAAACGGCGCGCAGGCCTGA